The Opitutales bacterium ASA1 genome window below encodes:
- a CDS encoding family 43 glycosylhydrolase produces the protein MRFSLLSLACIGIVVTAAAESGPTYVNPIISGDWSDPGVVRVGEDYYTVRSTFGWQPGIAIAHSRDLVHWRQIGHVFESHEKIAPGDTRHGIWGLDAGIHPVTGHMLVYAPTRDAEIYVYRAERPEGPYERRSLGPDIGIDPGFFADDDGRLYIVTSRAVIHELASDGMSIAREVLRIDRSRYKLFEGPAIYKRGPWYYLLFSDGGTLPHEPSTISVLRAPAITGPWEEDPGNPVMFATGTGTTFEGPAHGALLEMDDGRWYLIYHAHEPSHYSLGRQMLMEPVEWTEDGWWRPVGGRVPSTTPQRAPLPLVPTTPVRSDAFDAPALGPQWFFLCEPDRSGGTWSLSDRPGVLRLYPPSGDIGSLEALPAIFQQSVNAKRFSFETRLEFAARETGEAAGIHLYHDPLMNVWLASTLTPSGRVIEVGKHNLGERTVLWTVPHPEGDRVQLRIEVDGEESARFFFRPDDAAASWRTIGDEVYFGASGHHLRDGKRGDPDLGWVGRYKDRTATRDEIVGRAGPKIANRGGNIWTGTTFGVFAARGEAPAGAPADFDYFLVEQP, from the coding sequence ATGCGTTTCTCGCTGTTGTCGCTCGCGTGTATTGGAATCGTGGTTACGGCTGCGGCCGAGAGTGGACCGACCTACGTCAACCCGATCATCTCCGGCGACTGGTCCGATCCGGGAGTGGTGCGCGTGGGGGAGGACTACTACACCGTGCGTTCGACCTTCGGGTGGCAGCCCGGCATCGCGATCGCGCACAGCCGCGATCTGGTGCATTGGCGGCAGATCGGCCACGTGTTCGAAAGCCACGAAAAGATTGCTCCGGGTGACACGCGTCACGGCATCTGGGGACTCGATGCCGGCATCCATCCCGTCACCGGACACATGCTCGTCTACGCACCCACACGGGATGCCGAGATCTACGTCTATCGCGCCGAGCGGCCGGAGGGACCGTACGAGCGACGCAGCCTCGGTCCCGACATCGGGATCGATCCGGGCTTCTTCGCGGACGACGATGGACGCCTCTACATCGTGACGAGTCGCGCCGTCATCCACGAACTCGCGTCGGACGGCATGAGCATCGCGCGCGAGGTGCTGAGGATCGACCGCAGCCGCTACAAGCTCTTCGAGGGGCCGGCCATCTACAAACGCGGACCATGGTACTACCTGCTGTTCTCGGATGGGGGCACGCTGCCGCACGAGCCGAGCACGATCTCCGTGTTGCGCGCACCGGCGATCACGGGTCCGTGGGAAGAAGATCCCGGAAATCCCGTGATGTTCGCGACGGGCACCGGGACGACCTTCGAAGGACCCGCGCACGGCGCGCTTCTCGAGATGGACGACGGGCGCTGGTACCTGATCTATCACGCGCACGAGCCTAGCCACTATTCGCTGGGACGACAGATGTTGATGGAGCCGGTCGAGTGGACCGAGGACGGTTGGTGGCGTCCGGTGGGCGGACGCGTACCGTCGACGACGCCGCAACGCGCACCGCTGCCGCTCGTGCCGACGACGCCGGTGCGGAGCGACGCTTTCGATGCGCCCGCGCTCGGCCCGCAATGGTTCTTTCTCTGCGAGCCGGACCGCAGCGGCGGCACGTGGTCGCTGTCCGATCGTCCCGGAGTTCTCCGACTGTATCCACCAAGTGGAGACATAGGCTCGCTCGAGGCGTTGCCGGCGATCTTTCAGCAGAGCGTGAATGCCAAGCGTTTTTCGTTCGAGACCCGGTTGGAATTCGCGGCGCGCGAGACCGGCGAGGCGGCCGGGATCCACCTCTACCACGATCCGCTCATGAACGTGTGGCTGGCCTCCACTCTCACGCCGTCCGGCCGAGTGATCGAGGTCGGCAAGCACAACCTCGGGGAGCGCACCGTCCTCTGGACCGTGCCACATCCCGAGGGCGACCGCGTGCAGTTGCGCATCGAGGTCGACGGCGAAGAAAGCGCGCGCTTCTTCTTCCGCCCGGACGACGCCGCCGCCTCTTGGCGAACGATCGGGGACGAAGTCTACTTCGGTGCGAGCGGTCATCATCTGCGCGACGGCAAACGCGGCGATCCCGATCTCGGTTGGGTCGGGCGTTACAAGGATCGCACCGCCACGCGCGACGAGATCGTCGGCCGGGCCGGACCGAAGATCGCGAACCGCGGCGGCAACATCTGGACGGGCACGACATTCGGGGTCTTCGCGGCGCGCGGCGAGGCGCCTGCGGGAGCACCGGCCGATTTCGACTATTTTCTCGTAGAGCAACCATGA
- a CDS encoding glycoside hydrolase family 88 protein — translation MNTLFSRPARCALVCAGIRLAFAGSVSGQHTDFSRPLVEGGAVPEYSIQYGVPEVAAIKQTLDRIRDHVVARSSFRVFDNATGREIERPDMDAIVPTAVIDGRFGAMNRWDYTNGVILSAFSAVTDITGDESFFAYNNRFYDYVFTWMPYFRAMQEQTGRRNDYTRMVHMHALDHCGSITAALVRTHLKTPDPRYREWIDVVEDYITNKQFRLEDGTLARERPQPVAVWTDDMYMSVPFLVQMGRLTGERRYWEDAVRQVVQMSDRLFEEDRGLYVHGWCENTAPFNPRFHWGRANGWASLAMVEVLDALPSDFPGYDRVLHLFRTHLRAVAELQDGSGLWHNLLDKPQTYLETSASSMFTYAVAKGINEGWISHVYGPVAVIGWNAVAERVLPDGRVDGICEGTTYANDAAYYFNRGASANTTFFGPVILAGAEMIRLLENPKLRITPPRPNAVNSAIHFNLSADPLPR, via the coding sequence ATGAACACCCTGTTTTCTCGTCCTGCTCGCTGCGCTCTCGTGTGCGCAGGGATCCGGCTGGCGTTCGCCGGTTCCGTCTCGGGCCAACACACCGACTTCTCCCGCCCGCTCGTCGAGGGCGGCGCTGTACCCGAATATTCGATACAGTACGGAGTGCCCGAGGTCGCCGCGATCAAGCAGACGCTCGACCGCATCCGCGACCACGTGGTCGCGCGCAGCAGTTTCCGCGTCTTCGACAACGCCACGGGCCGCGAGATCGAGCGGCCGGACATGGACGCGATCGTGCCGACGGCCGTGATCGACGGGCGCTTCGGCGCGATGAACCGCTGGGACTACACCAACGGCGTCATCCTCTCCGCCTTCTCGGCCGTGACCGACATCACGGGCGACGAGAGTTTCTTCGCCTACAACAACCGCTTCTACGACTACGTCTTCACTTGGATGCCGTACTTCCGCGCCATGCAGGAGCAGACCGGCCGGCGCAACGACTACACGCGCATGGTCCACATGCACGCCTTGGACCACTGCGGCTCCATCACCGCGGCGCTCGTTCGGACTCACCTGAAGACGCCTGATCCGCGCTACCGCGAGTGGATCGACGTCGTCGAGGACTACATCACGAACAAACAGTTCCGCCTCGAGGACGGCACGCTCGCGCGCGAACGCCCGCAGCCGGTGGCGGTTTGGACCGACGACATGTACATGTCCGTGCCGTTTCTCGTGCAGATGGGGCGGCTGACGGGCGAGCGGCGTTACTGGGAGGACGCGGTGCGGCAGGTCGTGCAGATGTCGGATCGGCTCTTCGAGGAAGACCGCGGCCTCTACGTGCACGGTTGGTGCGAGAACACGGCGCCGTTCAATCCGCGTTTCCACTGGGGGCGTGCCAACGGCTGGGCGAGCCTGGCCATGGTCGAAGTGCTCGACGCGTTGCCGTCGGACTTTCCTGGATACGACCGCGTGCTGCACCTCTTCCGCACCCACCTGCGCGCCGTGGCGGAACTGCAGGACGGCTCCGGCCTCTGGCACAACCTTCTCGACAAGCCGCAGACCTACCTCGAGACCTCCGCGAGTTCGATGTTCACCTACGCGGTCGCGAAGGGCATCAACGAGGGCTGGATCAGCCACGTCTACGGTCCGGTGGCGGTGATCGGTTGGAACGCCGTCGCCGAACGCGTGCTTCCCGACGGTCGCGTCGACGGCATCTGCGAAGGCACTACCTACGCCAACGACGCGGCCTACTACTTCAACCGCGGCGCGAGCGCCAACACGACGTTCTTCGGCCCGGTGATCCTCGCCGGTGCGGAGATGATCCGCCTGCTGGAGAATCCGAAACTGCGCATCACGCCGCCGCGGCCCAACGCGGTGAACAGCGCGATCCATTTCAACCTGAGCGCGGACCCGTTGCCGCGCTGA
- the pelB_5 gene encoding exopolygalacturonase PelB yields MKPSSTFRLAAVSFVAATLVLAVRGSASERPIDWDVVPEILARIQAPTFPDRVYPITEYGAVADGTTDNTVAIRRAIEVCAAAGGGRVLVTGGVFLTGPVHLESNVELHVAEGATLKFDPDPKKYMPVVLTRFEGTECMNFSPLIYAFEKENIAVTGKGTLDGSASTDNWWSLHRAKPGSTVNPRASYDRLIDMGDRGVPVHERVFGDGWVLRPNFLQPFRCRNVLIEDVTIVNSPMWVIHPVYSRNVTVRGVRVISHGPNNDGCNPDSSEDVLIENCLFDTGDDCIAVKSGKNADGRRVGIPSQNIVIRNCEMRDGHGGVVLGSEVSGGVRNVFAENCRMDSPNLDRALRLKTNSERGGLIENIFMRDVEVGRVAHSVLTLDLVYWRVYEGEFPPLVRNVRMERVTSASSPRALSIVGTPHSRVENVQVIDCTFRGVESADELAHTGDILLRNVRIEPVKR; encoded by the coding sequence ATGAAACCTTCTTCCACCTTCCGACTCGCTGCCGTCTCCTTCGTCGCCGCCACTCTCGTGCTCGCCGTCCGCGGCTCCGCGAGCGAGCGACCGATCGACTGGGACGTCGTTCCCGAGATCCTCGCGCGCATCCAGGCACCGACGTTTCCCGATCGTGTGTACCCGATCACCGAATACGGAGCGGTGGCCGACGGAACGACGGACAACACCGTGGCGATCAGGCGCGCGATCGAGGTGTGTGCGGCCGCGGGCGGCGGTCGCGTGCTCGTGACCGGTGGCGTCTTCCTCACCGGCCCGGTGCACTTGGAGAGCAACGTGGAGCTGCACGTCGCCGAAGGCGCGACGTTGAAGTTCGATCCGGATCCGAAGAAGTACATGCCCGTGGTGCTCACGCGTTTCGAGGGCACCGAGTGCATGAACTTCTCGCCGCTGATCTACGCGTTCGAGAAGGAGAACATCGCCGTGACGGGCAAGGGCACTCTCGACGGCTCCGCCTCGACCGACAACTGGTGGTCGCTGCACCGTGCGAAGCCCGGAAGCACGGTGAATCCGAGGGCGAGTTACGATCGCCTGATCGACATGGGCGACCGAGGCGTGCCGGTGCACGAGCGCGTCTTCGGCGACGGCTGGGTGTTGCGGCCGAACTTTCTCCAACCGTTTCGCTGCCGCAACGTGCTGATCGAGGACGTCACGATCGTGAACTCGCCCATGTGGGTGATCCACCCCGTCTACTCGCGCAACGTCACCGTGCGCGGCGTGCGCGTGATCAGCCACGGGCCGAACAACGACGGCTGCAATCCCGACAGCTCCGAAGACGTGTTGATCGAGAACTGCCTCTTCGACACCGGTGACGACTGCATCGCGGTCAAGTCGGGCAAGAACGCCGACGGGCGTCGCGTCGGCATCCCTTCGCAGAACATCGTGATCCGCAACTGCGAGATGCGCGACGGGCACGGAGGCGTGGTGCTCGGCAGCGAGGTGTCCGGCGGGGTGCGCAACGTCTTCGCCGAGAACTGCCGGATGGACAGCCCCAACCTCGATCGCGCGCTCCGGCTCAAGACGAACTCCGAGCGCGGCGGACTGATCGAGAACATCTTCATGCGCGACGTCGAAGTCGGTCGCGTGGCGCATTCGGTGCTCACGCTCGATCTGGTCTATTGGCGCGTCTACGAAGGCGAGTTTCCTCCGCTCGTGCGCAACGTCCGCATGGAGCGAGTCACGAGCGCCTCCAGTCCGCGCGCGCTCTCGATCGTCGGCACCCCGCACTCGCGGGTGGAGAACGTGCAGGTCATCGACTGCACCTTCCGCGGAGTCGAGAGCGCCGACGAACTCGCTCACACCGGCGACATCCTCCTTCGCAACGTCCGCATCGAACCCGTGAAGCGATGA